Sequence from the Gemmatimonadota bacterium genome:
CTGGGCTTGCTTTTTCGCGCGCGCGATGGTGTAAGAGATACGGAATTTTCCCGCGAAGAACACGTGCATTTCAACCTGGGGGCACAGCGTCTTTTGGGGCCGGCCAATTTGTGTATTCGCAATCTCGTGCAGCACTACCCTCGATTGGATGCCGACCGGCTGCGGGGGCAGACGAGGATGTTGCTCGGCGAATATCCTCGTCCGGAGGTGCTCGCATTGCACGCCCCCGATCAGATTCAGCGTTTTCGAGATCTTTGCGAACGCCACGGTGCTGCGGCACCATCTCTTCAGGAGGGCATTCGCAATTTGCTCGATTTTGCCGATCTCTACAAAGTCGAAATGGATACCCCAGACCGCGATGCCGTGCATTTGCTGACGTTGCACGCGGCAAAGGGGCTTGAGTTTCGAGAGGTCTATATTTGCGGTCTCGAAGATCGCATTTTGCCCAATGCACGCGCCCTGAACAGTGCGGATTTAGCCGAACAACGCAGGTTGTTGTACGTGGGAATCACCCGCGCAATGGATCGCCTCACGCTTTCCTGTGTGGGGCATCGTCCGGGCAGAAATATGGCGCCTTCTCGATTCTGGGATGAACTGGGATTAGAACGCGAAGGGGCGATTCAACGAATTCCCGATTCTGAATCATGAAAAAAGACAAAGTTTATTTTATTTCTGACGCGCATATAGGTGGAGGCAAATATATCCGTCCACCGCGCGTTCGAGAAGACGCGCTGATTGATTTTTTGCGCGCTATTCGCAAAGATGCCGAGTGTCTGTACATTGTGGGCGATTTGTTCGATTTCTGGTTTGAATATCGATCTGTCGTTCCCGCACATGGCGCGCGCGTGATCTTTGAACTCTACCATCTCGTTCAAAGTGGAACGCGCGTCATTTATCTGCCGGGCAATCACGATAGCTGGCTGGGGGACTATTTATCAGGGCAGGTAGGGATGGAGCTTCCCGGGCCTTTTTGCGATGTCGTACACCAGAATCGCCGTTTGTATGTGACACACGGCGATATTTTTCAGCAAAATTGGAAATTTGCGTTGCGGCGACGCATTTTGAAGCATCCACTGTGTATCGCCCTGTTTCGGTGGTTACATCCAGATATCGGCGCTTATGTGGCGCGTATTGTGTCGCGGTCTTCGGACGTTGGCATCAAAAAAGGGACGCGAAAGACAAAGAGAACATATTTACCTTTGTATTTTATTAAAAGCGCGGCAGAGAAATTTGCCGAGGGATTTGATTTTGTGATTTGTGGACATTATCACGCGCTGAGTGTTGAGCCGATGGACGGCGGGACACTTGTTGTGTTGGGCGATTGGCTGAGATACGATGCTTATGCTGTGCT
This genomic interval carries:
- a CDS encoding UDP-2,3-diacylglucosamine diphosphatase → MKKDKVYFISDAHIGGGKYIRPPRVREDALIDFLRAIRKDAECLYIVGDLFDFWFEYRSVVPAHGARVIFELYHLVQSGTRVIYLPGNHDSWLGDYLSGQVGMELPGPFCDVVHQNRRLYVTHGDIFQQNWKFALRRRILKHPLCIALFRWLHPDIGAYVARIVSRSSDVGIKKGTRKTKRTYLPLYFIKSAAEKFAEGFDFVICGHYHALSVEPMDGGTLVVLGDWLRYDAYAVLENSEIALKHWHTAPEKPLLTTDTGDRK